ATCATCAGGCCCAGGGCAATCCCGCGCAGCTCGCCCAGCCGCGCTTCCACACGCACGCCCACCAGCGCCACAAGGCCCATGCACACCACCGGCAGGCTGGTGAGCAGGGCGCTGCTCTGAAAACTCAGGCCGGTGGCCTGGCGAATCTCGCCGAGCAGCGGGCTGATGGAACTGAGGATCGGCCGCAGGTTGAGGCCGAGGACAACCAAGAGGCCCCAACCTGCGAGCTTGCCCGCGAACGAATGGTTAAGCGTCATGCAGGACCTGCCGGATGTGCAAAAAAGAGGCGGGGAGTATGGCGAGCCGCTGGGGTATTCTGAAATTAAATATAACCATGCCAATCAGTGGCAATCGGAATGGCCATGACCTTGTTCGATCCCGTGTTGTTGCGCAGCTTCGTCGCCGTGGTGGATTGCGGCAATTTCACCCGCGCCGCCGAGCGCCTACATTTGACCCAGTCCACCGTCAGCCAGCAGATCCGGCGCCTTGAAGAAACGCTGGCGTGCCAGTTGCTCGATCGCGGCCAGCGCCGCGTGATGGCTACCGCCGAGGGGGAGCGTTTGCTCGCCTACGCGCGACGCATTCTGGCGTTGCATGAAGAGGCCGCCGACGTGTTAGTTAACCAGCAAAGCGACGGTGTGTTACGCCTCGGGGTTCCGGAGGATTTTGCCGCCGAGCGCCTGATGCCGCTGCTTTCGGCATTCGTGGTCGCCTACCCCCGGGTGCGCCTGGAAGTTACCAGCGGCCTGGGCCCTGAATTGCAGCGTCAGTACCGGGGCGGTGAATTCGACATTTTGCTGGTCAAGCAGATGGGCGACAGCGACGACTGCATAGCGTCGTGGCCGGAGCCTTTGTGTTGGGTCGACAGCCTGAGCACGCCAGTAGCGGGTCGCGACCCCTTGCCGCTGGTGGCTTTCCCCGTGGGCGGGCTGTATCGCAATGAAATGCTGCAGCACCTGGAGGTGGGCGGCTGGCGCTGGCGCATCGGCTACTCCAGCGCCAGCCTGGCCAGCGTGTGTTCGGCGGTAGCGGCGGGGTTGGGCATCAGCCTGTTACCGGAGCGGGTGGTGCAATCCGGGCATCGCATCCTCGGCGCTTACAGTGGTTTGCCGACTGTGCAGGGGGTGCGATTGGCGTTGTATGGCCGCAGCGGCCTGGGCGCGGCAGGGCAGACATTACAGCGTCAGTTACTGACGTTGTGCGCACATCATGCAATCTGACGCTTTCCAATATCTGCGTCACCACCCAGCAAAACGTTTATTGGGGGGACGCACTCAAGATCAGACTTGTGCGGCGCGTTGCGTATTGAGCAACTCACTGATGAGTTGCGTGGCGGCACCTTGCCCGAAGAGATGACCAGCGTCCTGGCGGGGGCCGACCACCGATTGTCCATCCTGACCGGTATAGGCCAGCGTTCCCCCGAGTACTTCCACGGCGCTGTGATAACCATTGCCGATCAGGAACGCCGCAGTGCCGGCGGCGCGCGCATAGCGGGCGTCGCGCTCGGATGAGGGCAGCTGGGACATGGGATCGTTTGCAAGGTACGGACGCTCCTTGAGTCCGTCCATCACTCGTGTATAGGGCCTCTGTTCCCCGCGTAGCATGTCCCAGACCGCCAGGGTTTCTGCCTGGGTGCCGGACATGTGGGCTATCAGAGGCTCTACAGTAGTGTCCACGCGCTCTTTCTTGAGCTGCGCCACATCCCATCGGCTGGGGAGCAGCCTGTTCGATTGTATCCCCAGCAGATCGTCCGCGTGTTTGCCCAAGTTGTGGACGCCGGTGCGAGCTGGCTGGGCATTCGGTGGTTTGATTCGTTCCTGTTTTTTGGCTGGCCCTATGTTGGCCGAGCCTCCCAGTGCGCTGGTCGGTGCAAGGGATTCGGCCGCCGGGTAAGGCAGGCCCAGCAAGCCGGGAATAGCCAGCCGCAGGGCCTCATCCTGCTTTGGCGTGCGCTCGACGCCTGTGGTTGTGCTGCCCAGAATTGCACCAATGTCACCCATGAGCGCGATCATTATTGAGCGGTCTTTCGCGGTGGCGCTGTTGCTGCCGGCAGGTATGTCATCCATTAGGCGTTTGAGTGTGGCGAGCAGCGCTTTTGGTCCTTCGCCAGGCATCAGCCCCTCAGCCCCGAAAAGGTGTCCGCCCAGCGGCGCTTGCAAATCCCCCAGCCGGCTGAGCATTTCGTGTGCCTTCCCCGCCGCCAGCCCCAGCTCAGTGCGGAGTGTGTCTCCTGGATGGTAAAGAAGGTCTCTGGCAGAAATTGTCTGTTGCAGCGCCAATTGTCGAGTGTGCCCTCCTGCCTCCGTACGACTGGCCGGGTCGACGAACGCCGCCGCTTGATCCTTGTCGGGCGCGCTGGATGCGGTAGCCGCCGGAAAAAGTTGCATGACCGGTGAAGGGTCAGTGCCGCGCCGGCCTCTTTCCACCAATGAATCGTTGTGAGGCGCAAGGCGGCGTTCCGCTGCTGGCATCTGGTGGAGCG
Above is a genomic segment from Pseudomonas sp. R5-89-07 containing:
- a CDS encoding LysR family transcriptional regulator; the encoded protein is MFDPVLLRSFVAVVDCGNFTRAAERLHLTQSTVSQQIRRLEETLACQLLDRGQRRVMATAEGERLLAYARRILALHEEAADVLVNQQSDGVLRLGVPEDFAAERLMPLLSAFVVAYPRVRLEVTSGLGPELQRQYRGGEFDILLVKQMGDSDDCIASWPEPLCWVDSLSTPVAGRDPLPLVAFPVGGLYRNEMLQHLEVGGWRWRIGYSSASLASVCSAVAAGLGISLLPERVVQSGHRILGAYSGLPTVQGVRLALYGRSGLGAAGQTLQRQLLTLCAHHAI